In the genome of Thermoflexus sp., one region contains:
- a CDS encoding HAD family hydrolase produces the protein MKIQGLIFDLGHTLIELPEDPETLRREMFAAAIQELRRHGIHAEESAFIDAVERWMALRYGRWQEDWREYPLVETFALALGDLGYDGLPDGIVQEVVRAFLTPQEARWQPFPDTFPTLEELRRRNYRLALLTNSGDADHSWRLIDRFGLRRYFDPIVISAAVGWRKPHPALFRQIAATWALPPQAIVVVGDLLDADIRGAHLAGMRGIWAAMSSEPASLPSSNHIQPDAIVRSLSEILMVLSHWENEA, from the coding sequence ATGAAGATCCAGGGCCTGATCTTCGATCTCGGCCATACCTTGATTGAGCTTCCAGAGGATCCCGAAACATTGCGTCGGGAAATGTTCGCGGCCGCCATACAGGAGCTGCGCCGTCACGGAATCCATGCGGAGGAGTCGGCCTTCATTGATGCCGTGGAGCGCTGGATGGCTCTGCGCTATGGACGCTGGCAGGAGGATTGGCGGGAATATCCGCTGGTGGAAACCTTCGCGCTGGCTCTGGGTGATTTGGGCTATGACGGGCTGCCGGACGGGATCGTTCAGGAGGTCGTGCGAGCCTTCCTGACCCCTCAGGAGGCGCGCTGGCAGCCCTTCCCGGATACATTCCCAACGCTGGAGGAACTCCGCCGCCGGAACTATCGGCTGGCGCTCCTGACCAACTCGGGCGATGCCGATCATTCCTGGCGGCTGATCGATCGGTTCGGCCTGCGCCGCTACTTTGATCCCATTGTGATCTCCGCCGCCGTCGGGTGGCGGAAGCCGCATCCTGCCCTTTTCCGGCAGATCGCGGCCACGTGGGCGCTCCCCCCGCAGGCCATCGTGGTCGTTGGCGACCTCCTCGACGCTGACATCCGGGGCGCCCATCTGGCCGGGATGCGAGGGATCTGGGCGGCGATGTCCAGCGAGCCCGCGTCTCTGCCTTCCTCTAATCATATCCAGCCCGATGCCATCGTTCGTTCTCTAAGCGAGATCCTGATGGTTTTGAGCCATTGGGAGAACGAGGCGTAG
- the rimI gene encoding ribosomal protein S18-alanine N-acetyltransferase has product MRWEDIAEVMEIERRAFSMPWPMRAYEQEILRNPSAHYLVLRPREVRAIGWMVPPSRLPILGYGGFWLVPDEAHISTIAIDVPWRGRGLGELMFLALVEEAIALGAHLITLEVRASNFVAQNLYRKYGLEVVGRRPGYYRDNREDALVMSVEDVHSPAYRERLEALKAQLWVRLQSAGPIPLHRSGAN; this is encoded by the coding sequence ATGCGATGGGAGGATATCGCGGAGGTCATGGAGATCGAGCGGCGTGCGTTCTCCATGCCCTGGCCGATGCGTGCGTATGAGCAGGAGATTTTAAGGAACCCCAGCGCCCATTATCTGGTCCTGCGCCCCCGGGAGGTTCGCGCCATCGGATGGATGGTTCCACCTTCGCGATTGCCGATCCTGGGATATGGGGGCTTCTGGCTGGTTCCGGATGAGGCTCATATCAGCACGATCGCCATCGATGTGCCGTGGCGGGGACGTGGCCTAGGGGAGCTGATGTTCCTGGCCCTGGTTGAGGAGGCGATCGCTCTGGGCGCCCATCTGATCACGCTGGAGGTGCGGGCCTCCAACTTCGTGGCCCAGAACCTCTACCGGAAATACGGGCTGGAGGTCGTGGGCCGTCGTCCTGGGTATTATCGGGACAACCGGGAGGACGCCTTGGTGATGAGCGTGGAGGACGTGCATTCCCCGGCTTATCGGGAACGGCTGGAGGCCCTGAAGGCCCAGCTTTGGGTCCGACTGCAATCCGCCGGCCCGATCCCCCTGCACCGCTCCGGCGCGAATTGA